The Knoellia sp. S7-12 region AGAGCGACCCGGTATGCCGCCTGCTCGGCTCCGAGGTCAGCGAGGAGTCCGGTGCCGGTGAGTCTGCGGACACGCACGCCCGCCTGCTCGAGCCGGCGGGCGATGATGTCGGTCGTGCGCGTCTCGCATCGGGCCAGCTCGGGGTGTGAGTGCAGATCGCGGCGGATCTCGATGAGTTCGGGAAGCGTCGACGCAACGCTGGCGCCGAGCGCGGTGAGGGTGTCAGTCATGAGACCGCCCATGCTACTTGCGCCCCCGCGCTCGCCCCCACCCTTGTGTCTGCGCATCTGGTCGCTAGAACCACCACAGCCGCAGACGCAACGAGGAAAGTGAGCGGACGGCATACGCAACGTCTGCGCATTGGGTTGCCACACCGCCACATGCGCAGACGCAAGCGGGAGGGTATGCCGGGCGCCTCCGTCGGTCAGCGGATGCGGTCCCGCTTGTAGTTCTCCCAGCGGTCGACGATCCCGCGCATCTCCTCGGTGACGAACTCGAGGAACTCCCGGGACAACTGCAGCCGAGCGCCCGCGCTGGTTCGGACACCAAGGTGTTCGACGCCGTCGGCGAGCGCCGCGATGATCGGGGCATAGATCTGGTCGGTGCTCGTGAGGGCACCGTGCCAGGCGTCGTCGAGCACGACGAAGACATCCTTGCGCCCGCCGCGTTCGCGTTCGCGGCGCAGGAGCCCCACGTGGCCGAGGTAGCGCACCGCTCCCGATACCGCGGCCGCACTGACGGAGAGCTCCTGGGACAGTTCGGCGGCGGTCATCCGCCCGTCGTCGTCGACGAGGAGCGCGGCAAAGACCCGTGACGGCATGGGCGGGAACCCGGCGCCGGACAGGGCCGCACCGAGCCGCTCGACGACCGCGTGCGACTCCTCGTGGCTGACCACAGCCGGTCCGTCGTCAGCCCTGCGGGCGGCGGTGCGGACTGAAGCAGGGGCATGAGAACTGGAGGCGGACACGGACGGCGAGCGGGACGGCATACAGCGAGTTTAGAGCATTCACGTATTTGTGAAAACGATGTATGTTCGAGACGTGAACATCGTCATCGAGACCCGCAACCTCCGCAAGACCTTTGGCGCCACCGTGGCGCTCGACGGGCTCGACCTCACCGTCCCCGAGGGCGAGGTGCATGGCTTCCTCGGCCCCAACGGCTCCGGGAAGTCCACGACCATCCGCATCCTGCTTGGCCTCACCAAGGCCGACTCCGGGCACGCCAGGCTCTTCGGCGGCGACCCCTGGGCCGATGCGACCGAGCTGCACCGCCGAGTCGCCTATGTCCCCGGAGATGTCGCGCTGTGGCCCAACCTCACCGGCGGCGAGACCATCGACGTCCTCTCGCGGCTGCGTGGCGGCATCGACGGCAACAGACGCAACGACCTCATCGAACGATTCGGGCTCGACCCCACCAAGAAGGCCAGGTCCTACTCGAAGGGCAACCGGCAGAAGGTCGCGCTCATCGCCGCCCTGGCCTCTGACGCACCCCTCCTCATCCTCGACGAACCGACCTCCGGCCTCGACCCGCTCATGGAGCGCGTCTTCCAGGGCGAGCTGCGCGCCGCCCGTGAGCGTGGCCACTCGGTGCTCTTGTCGAGCCACATCCTCAGCGAGGTGGAGCACGCCTGCGAGCGTGTCAGCATCGTTCGCGCGGGAGTCATTGTCGAGACCGGCACCCTCACAGACCTCCGCCACTTGTCTCGCACCACGGTCCACGCGATCGTGAGGACGCCTGTGGGACAGGAGATTTCGCAGTGGAGCGGAGTCGACGACGTGCTCGTTGACGAGCACGGGACTGACATCCGCTTCTCGGTCGAAGCCGCCCACGTGGGCGACGCCGTGACCCGCCTGGACCAGCTCGGACTCACGACGCTCACCTGCCAGCCGGCCAGTCTGGAGGACCTCTTCCTCGCGCACTACAGTGCGACGACGGAGGACGTGACGGTGGCATGAGCAGCCTCACCGGCACCGGGATCCTCCTGCAGCTCGCGTGGCGGCGAGACCGCGTGCTCATCCCGGCCAGCCTGCTCGCCCTCACCGCCCTGTCCGTCG contains the following coding sequences:
- a CDS encoding MarR family transcriptional regulator, which gives rise to MPSRSPSVSASSSHAPASVRTAARRADDGPAVVSHEESHAVVERLGAALSGAGFPPMPSRVFAALLVDDDGRMTAAELSQELSVSAAAVSGAVRYLGHVGLLRRERERGGRKDVFVVLDDAWHGALTSTDQIYAPIIAALADGVEHLGVRTSAGARLQLSREFLEFVTEEMRGIVDRWENYKRDRIR
- a CDS encoding ABC transporter ATP-binding protein, with translation MNIVIETRNLRKTFGATVALDGLDLTVPEGEVHGFLGPNGSGKSTTIRILLGLTKADSGHARLFGGDPWADATELHRRVAYVPGDVALWPNLTGGETIDVLSRLRGGIDGNRRNDLIERFGLDPTKKARSYSKGNRQKVALIAALASDAPLLILDEPTSGLDPLMERVFQGELRAARERGHSVLLSSHILSEVEHACERVSIVRAGVIVETGTLTDLRHLSRTTVHAIVRTPVGQEISQWSGVDDVLVDEHGTDIRFSVEAAHVGDAVTRLDQLGLTTLTCQPASLEDLFLAHYSATTEDVTVA